In Brassica napus cultivar Da-Ae unplaced genomic scaffold, Da-Ae ScsIHWf_1462;HRSCAF=2054, whole genome shotgun sequence, one genomic interval encodes:
- the LOC106355864 gene encoding glutathione S-transferase T2-like, translating to MNDLVSKFCGAYAAATRQRTSGQNEADTVKLAHEIFYNDQEIKFNLHHAWEELRNDQKWCEVASSRRDVSGKKRKCDDGAQSESSQATYNLGDEPTNRPPGVKAAKRASGKRSIADSLSASEYQTMWFIKERDLAAKERLSKMALLDRLIGKKDPLTEYEEALKNKLISEMLG from the coding sequence ATGAACGATCTTGTATCCAAGTTTTGTGGAGCCTATGCGGCTGCAACAAGACAGAGAACAAGTGGTCAGAACGAGGCTGATACTGTAAAACTGGCACACGAAATCTTCTACAACGATCAGGAGATTAAATTCAATCTTCACCATGCTTGGGAGGAGCTGAGGAATGACCAGAAATGGTGTGAAGTTGCTAGTAGCAGGCGCGATGTAAGTGGTAAGAAGAGAAAGTGTGATGATGGAGCACAATCAGAAAGCTCTCAAGCAACTTACAACCTCGGTGATGAACCAACTAACCGACCTCCTGGCGTTAAGGCAGCCAAAAGAGCCTCTGGTAAGAGAAGCATCGCAGATAGCCTGTCTGCCTCTGAGTATCAGACCATGTGGTTTATTAAAGAGAGAGACTTGGCAGCGAAGGAGAGACTTTCGAAGATGGCTTTGCTTGACAGGCTCATTGGCAAGAAAGATCCTCTAACTGAATATGAAGAAGCGCTAAAGAATAAGCTAATTTCAGAGATGTTGGGTTAA